The following proteins are encoded in a genomic region of Microthrixaceae bacterium:
- a CDS encoding ABC transporter permease subunit yields the protein MTTDTTSRMTPGTANATTEHEETHMTTTEASLPLADEVTNISGPRPAGHLAAVLRSERIKATTVRANQVLVTSSAIIGLLISWATAAFVTDDVLTAADVFVYPTLLTAVLAAIAGVLLFTTEVQHGTLPAALTAHPSRWPVVAAKSLVATGFGLVLGVVGLTAGFVGALAGGLEVGDTSGMVTTVLWALLYTVGAALLGLGVGIVVRHSAGAVSGLLVWWLVVEGMVVSFAPVQVVRFVPFDAGARTLGIETDMDRPEVVAARLANAVHASIFWGYVIAALVLGTVLLVRRDAD from the coding sequence ATGACCACCGACACGACCTCCCGGATGACCCCAGGCACCGCCAATGCCACCACCGAGCACGAGGAAACCCACATGACCACCACCGAGGCATCGCTCCCACTGGCCGACGAGGTCACGAACATCAGCGGCCCGCGTCCGGCAGGCCATCTGGCCGCGGTCCTGCGCAGCGAACGGATCAAGGCCACCACCGTGCGGGCCAACCAGGTCCTCGTCACCTCCTCGGCGATCATCGGGCTGCTCATCTCTTGGGCCACCGCCGCCTTCGTAACCGACGATGTCCTCACCGCCGCCGACGTCTTCGTCTATCCGACACTGCTGACCGCGGTGCTCGCCGCCATCGCCGGCGTCCTGCTGTTCACCACCGAGGTGCAGCACGGCACCCTTCCCGCCGCCCTCACCGCCCACCCGTCACGGTGGCCCGTCGTGGCTGCAAAGTCGCTCGTGGCCACCGGCTTCGGCCTGGTCCTGGGGGTAGTCGGCCTTACCGCGGGATTCGTGGGCGCGCTCGCCGGCGGCCTCGAGGTCGGCGACACCTCGGGCATGGTGACGACGGTGCTCTGGGCGCTGCTCTACACCGTTGGAGCAGCGCTGCTCGGTCTCGGAGTCGGGATTGTGGTCCGCCACAGCGCGGGCGCAGTCTCCGGCCTGCTCGTCTGGTGGCTGGTCGTCGAGGGCATGGTCGTCTCCTTTGCCCCCGTCCAGGTCGTCCGGTTCGTGCCCTTCGATGCCGGCGCCCGCACGCTCGGCATCGAGACCGACATGGACCGGCCCGAGGTCGTCGCCGCAAGACTGGCGAACGCCGTCCACGCCTCGATCTTTTGGGGCTACGTCATCGCCGCCCTGGTCCTGGGGACGGTCCTGCTGGTCCGACGCGACGCGGACTGA
- a CDS encoding ATP-binding cassette domain-containing protein: MTVKSGEICGLIGANGAGKTTLFDVISGIRVPDSGQVELHGRTVTGWSPHRRARAGLRRTFQRVQVFGWLTIEENLLVAGEWHGGGGGVLADLVGAPTRRSRERERRDRAREVLVRCGLERVGSRQATGLPIGTARLVELGRALMDRPSLLLLDEPASGLDHADIERFAAVVEGVRDDDGTSVLLVEHDVAFVLSHCDRVVALHLGQVLAQGSPDDIRHDPAVREAYLGTHTV; the protein is encoded by the coding sequence ATGACGGTGAAGTCGGGCGAGATCTGCGGCCTGATCGGCGCCAACGGAGCCGGCAAGACCACCCTGTTCGACGTGATCTCGGGGATCCGGGTGCCCGACTCCGGTCAGGTCGAACTGCACGGCCGTACCGTCACCGGCTGGTCACCTCACCGCCGGGCCCGGGCCGGGCTCAGGCGGACCTTCCAGCGGGTGCAGGTCTTCGGATGGTTGACCATCGAGGAGAACCTGTTGGTGGCCGGTGAGTGGCACGGCGGTGGCGGCGGTGTGTTGGCCGATCTGGTGGGCGCTCCCACCCGGCGGAGCCGAGAACGTGAACGACGAGACCGCGCCCGAGAGGTGCTGGTCCGCTGCGGTCTGGAGCGCGTTGGTTCGCGCCAGGCCACCGGTCTCCCCATCGGAACGGCCCGCTTGGTCGAACTGGGACGCGCCCTGATGGACCGTCCCAGCCTCTTGTTGCTAGACGAGCCGGCATCGGGACTCGACCATGCCGACATCGAACGGTTCGCCGCCGTGGTGGAGGGAGTGCGAGACGACGACGGCACCTCGGTCCTGCTCGTCGAACACGACGTGGCCTTTGTGCTCAGCCACTGTGACCGGGTGGTGGCCCTCCACCTCGGTCAGGTGCTGGCCCAAGGCTCCCCCGACGACATTCGCCACGACCCCGCAGTCCGTGAGGCCTATCTCGGCACGCACACCGTCTGA
- a CDS encoding ABC transporter substrate-binding protein has protein sequence MKLTGPNPPSRSRSRRRALVAVMASASLLMASCSESTKDEGASTTTAAGGGGTTTEPTTRTTRGVTDTTIKVGGVVFDTYYGDARVGVEARLKQVNDAGGVHGRKIEVVEIENDNNEPTKGAEITQRLVEQEEVFAMLPVLSGQFGGGDYIVENNIPTFGWGTHPAFCGNTVAFGFTGCVTNPDLTVGSNALGTVLEEHFGTSDMKVAFIGEDNDSGRGGLALLSASVADRGFEVVLEDNSLPAPPDVVGDPSPFVTKILDSDPDIVYLIATLSGTSLAAALQNAGFDGTIITPSYSPLLLGAPGYDGVFVNTQFSMDPEVPANAAMLEAVKEVKPDQKLNLAVSAGYWVTDMFIKALEETGEDLTVEKFLATLNGGDFTFEVEGVVGPSTWPAKHDEPVPCAALVEVKGTEFVPTIPLTCGETIKVG, from the coding sequence ATGAAGCTCACCGGTCCCAACCCACCGAGCCGTAGCCGCTCCCGTCGCAGAGCGCTGGTGGCCGTGATGGCATCGGCCTCGTTGCTGATGGCGAGTTGCTCGGAGAGCACCAAGGACGAAGGCGCCTCCACCACCACGGCCGCCGGTGGGGGCGGCACCACCACCGAGCCCACCACCCGCACGACCCGGGGTGTCACCGACACCACCATCAAGGTGGGCGGGGTGGTGTTCGACACCTACTACGGCGACGCCCGCGTCGGCGTGGAAGCCCGTCTCAAGCAGGTGAACGACGCCGGCGGCGTCCACGGCCGCAAGATCGAAGTGGTCGAGATCGAGAACGACAACAACGAACCCACCAAGGGAGCCGAGATCACCCAGCGCCTGGTGGAACAAGAAGAGGTGTTCGCCATGCTGCCGGTGCTGTCGGGGCAATTCGGCGGTGGCGACTACATCGTGGAGAACAACATCCCCACCTTCGGTTGGGGTACCCACCCGGCATTCTGCGGCAACACCGTGGCCTTCGGCTTCACCGGATGTGTCACCAACCCGGACCTGACCGTGGGATCCAACGCCTTGGGAACCGTCTTGGAGGAGCACTTCGGCACCTCCGACATGAAGGTGGCCTTCATCGGCGAAGACAACGACTCGGGTCGCGGTGGCCTGGCGCTGCTGTCGGCCTCGGTGGCCGACCGGGGCTTCGAGGTGGTGTTGGAGGACAACTCCCTGCCCGCTCCCCCCGACGTGGTTGGTGACCCCAGCCCGTTCGTCACCAAGATCCTCGACTCGGATCCCGACATCGTCTACCTGATCGCCACCCTGTCGGGTACCAGCCTGGCCGCCGCCCTCCAGAACGCCGGGTTCGACGGGACCATCATCACCCCGTCCTACAGCCCGCTCCTGCTCGGCGCCCCCGGCTATGACGGCGTGTTCGTCAACACCCAGTTCTCCATGGACCCCGAGGTACCAGCCAATGCCGCCATGCTCGAAGCCGTGAAGGAGGTCAAGCCCGACCAGAAGCTGAACCTGGCCGTGTCGGCGGGCTACTGGGTGACCGACATGTTCATCAAGGCCCTCGAGGAGACCGGCGAGGACCTGACCGTGGAGAAGTTCCTGGCCACCCTGAACGGCGGCGACTTCACCTTCGAGGTGGAAGGCGTGGTCGGGCCGTCGACCTGGCCAGCCAAGCACGACGAGCCGGTGCCGTGCGCCGCCCTGGTCGAGGTGAAGGGGACCGAGTTCGTGCCCACCATCCCGCTCACATGCGGCGAGACCATCAAGGTGGGGTGA